A window from Vigna angularis cultivar LongXiaoDou No.4 chromosome 7, ASM1680809v1, whole genome shotgun sequence encodes these proteins:
- the LOC108338678 gene encoding filament-like plant protein: MMDKKRWLWKRKSSEKSPGENESSGSVSSHSERYSDEQEGLKESPSRSNNSPDVTSKATVYAEAVDYSSFINEQLPEEVTPKTVPATGIASDGSSEKDKNGENENIKDVKEDILNDGLSNMSEKLSAALVNVNAKEDLVKQHAKVAEEAIAGWEKAEKEVAVLKKQLDTVILRNSVLEDRVTHLDGALKECVRQLRQTREEHEESICDAVAKKTQELESAKIKLQSKLAELKKKLDDSETRSSIDFDMYRKVECLEKENMTLKHEILVQSEELEIRTIERDLSTQAAETASKQHLESIKKVAKLEAECRRLRSVASKASLVNDHKSVVQSSFSVESLTDSQSDSAERQTAVEIEAHKMNGSEPNKFEPSCSDSWASALIAELDQFKNEKCRQTPSRSVKLDLMDDFLEMERLVALPETKKESLVQESVVTNQSINKESSLSVDFEIMNQHMDELKEKLEKVETDKAELEIALMKSEECIEESQLQLKEAGEKLEELQRELENAYNSKQRVEDHLLDIVAEAQTLSVKVEFLESEVDKERAVSSEIAMKFRDLEEELERKSAEVDTLEAELDKKKVVSNKIAMKCKDLEKELESKSDKVDLLEAEVAKEREESDKIAKRLKDMEEVLDSKSAKVEVLEAEVAKERDVSDKIAKKCKDLEEVLESKSEKVELLEAEVDKERTVSDKISLRCKDLEEKLESKSAKVDLLEEEVHKERTTSKEIAMKCRKLEEELLRSTASSYGEKKIKQEDLALAAGKLAECQKTIASLGNQLKSLATLEDFLIDTASIPASPSLIAQAGGEMWKLHSNGTFSPKRDSISSRLADGSSCPPLNKNEETSPLSSSSSTSSPAMPNHVSSERSRNGFAKFFSRTKSGIRLEI; encoded by the exons ATGATGGATAAGAAGAGATGGCTGTGGAAGAGAAAGTCTTCTGAGAAGAGCCCTGGTGAAAATGAAAGTTCAGGATCTGTTTCTTCTCATTCCGAGAGGTATTCAGATGAACAG GAGGGACTGAAGGAATCTCCTAGTAGAAGCAATAATTCACCTGATGTCACATCAAAAGCTACTGTCTATGCAGAAGCAGTTGACTATAGTTCATTTATCAATGAACAATTGCCGGAAGAAGTCACCCCTAAAACTGTACCAGCTACAGGCATTGCAAGTGATGGTTCATCAGAGAAAGACAAAAatggagaaaatgaaaacataaaagatgTAAAGGAAGATATTCTAAATGATGGGTTGAGTAACATGTCGGAGAAGCTATCTGCTGCACTAGTGAATGTCAATGCCAAAGAAGACTTGGTTAAGCAGCATGCCAAAGTTGCTGAAGAAGCTATTGCAG GCTGGGAAAAGGCTGAAAAAGAAGTGGCAGTTTTGAAGAAGCAACTTGACACAGTCATTCTCAGGAATTCAGTTTTGGAAGATCGAGTCACCCATCTAGACGGAGCACTTAAGGAGTGTGTTAGGCAGCTAAGACAGACGAGAGAAGAGCATGAAGAGAGTATTTGTGATGCTGTTGCAAAAAAGACACAAGAATTGGAATCAGCCAAAATTAAACTTCAGAGCAAACTCGCAGAgcttaaaaagaaattagatgATTCAGAGACCAGGTCTTCAATTGACTTTGATATGTATAGAAAGGTAGAATGTTTGGAGAAAGAGAACATGACTCTCAAGCATGAGATTCTTGTTCAATCAGAAGAGCTGGAAATCAGGACAATTGAGAGGGATCTAAGCACTCAAGCTGCTGAGACAGCTAGCAAGCAGCATTTGGAAAGCATCAAGAAAGTAGCCAAGCTTGAAGCCGAATGCCGGAGATTGAGGAGTGTGGCTTCTAAAGCTTCCTTAGTTAATGATCATAAATCCGTTGTTCAGTCCTCATTCAGTGTTGAATCTCTAACAGATAGTCAATCAGACAGTGCAGAGCGGCAAACTGCAGTGGAAATTGAAGCTCACAAGATGAATGGATCAGAACCAAACAAGTTTGAGCCAAGTTGTTCTGACTCGTGGGCATCTGCACTAATTGCCGAGCTTGATCAGTTCAAGAATGAAAAGTGCAGACAAACTCCATCCCGTTCTGTTAAACTTGATCTCATGGACGATTTTCTTGAAATGGAAAGACTTGTTGCATTGCCTGAAACTAAGAAGGAAAGCTTGGTCCAAGAGTCAGTTGTTACCAATCAATCCATAAACAAAGAAAGCTCTCTCAGCGTAGACTTTGAGATCATGAATCAGCACATGGATGAGTTAAAAGAGAAATTAGAGAAGGTGGAAACTGATAAAGCTGAACTAGAGATAGCTTTGATGAAAAGTGAAGAATGTATTGAGGAGTCACAACTTCAGTTGAAGGAAGCAGGAGAGAAATTGGAGGAGTTGCAGAGAGAGCTAGAAAATGCCTACAACTCAAAGCAAAGGGTAGAAGATCATCTACTGGACATAGTGGCTGAGGCTCAGACATTATCTGTGAAGGTTGAATTCTTAGAATCTGAGGTTGATAAGGAGAGGGCCGTCTCCAGTGAGATTGCAATGAAGTTTAGGGACTTGGAGGAAGAGTTAGAAAGAAAATCTGCAGAGGTTGACACATTAGAAGCAGAGCTTGATAAGAAGAAGGTTGTGTCAAATAAAATTGCCATGAAGTGTAAGGACCTGGAGAAAGAGCTAGAAAGTAAATCCGACAAGGTTGACTTGTTAGAAGCAGAGGTTGctaaggaaagggaggagtcaGATAAAATTGCAAAAAGGTTGAAGGACATGGAGGAAGTGCTAGACAGCAAATCTGCAAAGGTTGAAGTATTAGAAGCAGAAGTTGCTAAGGAGAGGGATGTGTCTGATAAAATTGCGAAAAAGTGTAAGGACCTGGAGGAAGTTCTAGAGAGCAAATCTGAAAAGGTTGAGTTATTAGAAGCAGAAGTTGATAAAGAGAGGACTGTGTCAGATAAAATTTCATTGAGGTGTAAGGACCTGGAGGAGAAGCTGGAAAGCAAATCTGCAAAGGTTGATTTGTTAGAAGAAGAGGTTCATAAGGAGAGGACTACTTCAAAAGAAATTGCAATGAAGTGTAGGAAATTGGAGGAAGAATTGCTCAGGTCAACTGCTAGCTCATATGGAGAAAAGAAGATTAAGCAG GAGGACCTAGCACTGGCCGCTGGAAAGCTTGCTGAGTGCCAGAAAACCATAGCATCATTGGGAAATCAGTTGAAATCTCTGGCTACACTAGAAGATTTCCTTATTGACACTGCAAGCATTCCTGCAAGTCCATCACTCATTGCTCAGGCTGGTGGGGAGATGTGGAAGTTGCATTCCAATGGCACATTTTCACCCAAAAGAGATTCCATTTCTTCAAGGTTGGCTGATGGTAGCTCTTGTCCACCCTTGAACAAAAATGAGGAGACCTCACCactttcatcatcttcatcaacaTCATCACCAGCTATGCCAAATCATGTCAGTTCTGAGAGGAGTAGAAATGGCTTTGCAAAATTTTTCTCTAGAACCAAGAGTGGAATCCGGCTAGAAATTTAG
- the LOC108337363 gene encoding uncharacterized protein At4g08330, chloroplastic, whose translation MDDSVFKRDGHFNRTYSYQSCSSQRDVRYSCGTCGYELNLSSSNRNTSSIGSKYGKSIKRGIISFFNIDLSRFTQVDEIQCVPHFDKHSWGLFRRRTKLLCRKCGNHIGNAYNGYTTSFPLVSDGAESSPSSKVDSHTKYDIRIRALQPSSSEGTGTPVFA comes from the exons ATGGATGATTCCGTATTCAAGCGAGACGGTCACTTTAACCGAACTTACTCCTACCAATCTTGCTCCTCACAAAGAGATGTCCGTTATAG CTGTGGTACTTGTGGTTATGAATTGAATCTATCCTCCTCTAACCGAAACACCTCATCCATCGGATCAAAATATGGGAAGTCCATAAAGCGAGGTATTATATCATTCTTCAATATTGATCTTAGCAGATTTACCCAGGTTGATGAAATTCAGTGTGTGCCGCATTTTGATAAGCACTCATGGGGTTTGTTTCGCCGAAGAACCAAGCTTCTTTGTCGCAAGTGTGGCAACCATATTGGAAACGCATACAATGGCTACACTACATCCTTTCCTCTTGTGTCAGACGGAGCAGAATCATCTCCTAGCTCCAAAGTGGACAGTCATACAAAATATGACATTCGCATTCGAGCCTTGCAGCCCTCATCTTCTGAAGGAACTGGAACCCCTGTGTTTGCTTGA